A window of Candidatus Alcyoniella australis contains these coding sequences:
- a CDS encoding HAMP domain-containing protein — translation MSTQPQAQHNRRRRYFIDKRIQSRMIGLTVLFTVLFASFAVALVKVNSGGGDNLMIIAITGIALVLTLFIIYYGLRFTHRIVGPIYAFNRHIAQVRDGRYKNDLRLRKDDEFQNLAISFNTMLSRLRERSEQGVELCDQLNAELDKLEGIDAATLSKIKQQIEQFKKQQETLLQS, via the coding sequence ATGAGCACGCAACCGCAAGCGCAACACAATAGACGGCGCCGCTACTTCATCGACAAGCGCATCCAAAGCCGGATGATCGGGCTGACCGTGCTGTTCACGGTGCTGTTCGCTTCCTTTGCCGTGGCGCTGGTCAAGGTCAACAGCGGCGGCGGCGACAACCTGATGATCATCGCGATCACCGGCATCGCCCTGGTGCTGACCCTGTTCATCATCTACTACGGGCTGCGCTTCACGCACCGTATCGTCGGTCCGATCTACGCCTTCAACCGCCACATCGCCCAGGTGCGCGACGGGCGCTACAAGAACGACCTGCGGCTGCGCAAAGACGACGAGTTCCAGAACCTGGCGATCAGCTTCAACACCATGCTCAGCCGTCTCCGCGAACGCAGCGAGCAGGGCGTGGAGCTGTGCGATCAGCTCAACGCCGAACTGGACAAGCTCGAGGGAATCGACGCCGCGACGCTAAGCAAAATCAAGCAGCAGATCGAGCAGTTCAAAAAGCAGCAGGAGACGCTGCTCCAGTCATAG
- a CDS encoding ABC transporter substrate-binding protein — MRRIHWAIAISILALICICAGCGGSKLEQQPVLSAVVVGIEGTPTNLDPRFATDAYSTRIIPLIAPGLVSMDPRGLPRPELAQSWEIAPDGLSYTFQLRSGLRFSDGSELTAVDVVANFRSVLDPATGSPAVSGLFALKSVEAQGDLIVRFELDQPFAPFLLKCFRGILPAELLADPAMSQRPLGAGPYRIARNERGQRIVLERNEQYYGPQPTIERITFRILENQTTRTLELEAGGLDLVQNAVAPGDLARFEADPRFVVLREPGVNYSYLGFNLEDPLLQKLEVRQAISMAIDRRAIIDSSLEGMARPATGLLAPSNWAYEPDVPTFGYDPQRARELLDAAGLIDPDGDGEQPRFELTYKTSTDRLRNEIATIIAYQLGQVGIKVEKRSYEWGTFFADVKNGNFQLYSLTWVGITDPDIYHYVFHSDSLPPSGANRGRYRNPRLDGLIDASRVELDREKRKRIFEDVQRTLAADCVYVSLWYSDNVVVHSRGLHGFAIYPGGEYTSLATATLEP; from the coding sequence GTGAGAAGAATCCATTGGGCGATTGCGATTTCAATTCTGGCGCTGATCTGCATCTGTGCGGGCTGCGGCGGGAGCAAGCTTGAGCAGCAGCCGGTGCTTTCCGCGGTGGTGGTCGGGATCGAGGGCACGCCGACCAACCTTGATCCGCGCTTTGCCACGGACGCCTACTCGACGCGGATCATCCCCTTGATCGCGCCGGGACTGGTGAGCATGGACCCCCGGGGCCTGCCGCGTCCCGAACTGGCCCAGAGCTGGGAGATTGCCCCGGACGGCCTGAGCTACACCTTCCAACTACGGTCCGGCCTGCGTTTCAGCGACGGCAGCGAGCTGACCGCCGTTGACGTGGTCGCCAACTTCCGCTCGGTGCTCGATCCGGCCACGGGCAGCCCCGCGGTCTCGGGCCTGTTCGCCCTGAAAAGCGTCGAGGCCCAGGGCGATTTAATCGTGCGCTTCGAGCTCGACCAGCCGTTCGCGCCGTTTCTGCTCAAATGCTTCCGCGGGATCCTGCCCGCCGAGCTGCTGGCCGACCCGGCGATGTCCCAACGGCCGCTGGGGGCCGGGCCGTATCGCATCGCGCGCAACGAGCGCGGCCAGCGCATCGTGCTCGAGCGCAACGAGCAGTACTACGGGCCGCAGCCGACAATCGAGCGCATTACCTTCCGCATTCTGGAGAATCAGACCACGCGCACCCTCGAGCTCGAGGCCGGAGGGCTGGACCTGGTCCAGAACGCCGTGGCTCCGGGCGACCTGGCGCGCTTTGAGGCCGATCCGCGCTTCGTGGTGTTGCGCGAGCCGGGGGTCAACTACAGCTACTTGGGATTCAACCTCGAGGATCCGCTGCTGCAAAAGCTCGAGGTGCGTCAGGCGATCAGCATGGCCATCGATCGTCGGGCGATTATCGACAGCTCGCTGGAGGGCATGGCGCGACCGGCCACGGGCCTGCTGGCGCCGAGCAACTGGGCCTACGAGCCCGACGTGCCGACCTTTGGCTACGACCCGCAGCGCGCGCGCGAGCTGCTCGACGCGGCGGGCCTGATTGATCCGGACGGCGATGGGGAGCAGCCGCGCTTCGAGCTGACCTACAAGACCAGCACCGACCGGCTGCGCAACGAGATCGCCACGATCATCGCCTACCAACTGGGGCAGGTCGGGATCAAGGTCGAAAAGCGCAGCTACGAGTGGGGCACGTTCTTCGCCGACGTCAAGAACGGCAACTTCCAGCTCTACTCGCTGACCTGGGTCGGGATCACCGATCCGGACATCTACCACTACGTGTTTCACTCCGATTCGCTGCCGCCCTCGGGCGCCAACCGCGGACGCTACCGCAACCCGCGGCTGGACGGGCTGATCGACGCCAGCCGCGTTGAGCTCGACCGGGAGAAACGCAAACGGATCTTCGAAGATGTGCAGCGGACATTGGCTGCCGACTGCGTGTACGTCAGCCTGTGGTACAGCGACAACGTGGTGGTCCACAGCCGCGGGCTGCACGGGTTCGCGATCTACCCCGGCGGCGAGTACACCAGCCTGGCGACGGCGACGCTTGAGCCGTGA
- the tkt gene encoding transketolase, giving the protein MVLRIDQETDQLAVNTIKMLAVDAIEKAGSGHPGMPLGAADMAYVLWTRFLRFAPSDPQWVDRDRFVLSAGHASMLLYALLHLSGFKISLEDIKQFRQWGSQTPGHPELHLPGVECTTGPLGQGLGMAVGMALAGKRSAAEFNHGAFDPIGYRVFTIVSDGDLMEGVSAESASLAGHWGLDNLVALYDANQITIEGNLDLSHSEDVGKRFAAYGWKVLRCDGHDREALARTIKRAIKHQGAPCLVIARTHIGAGSPGKCDCEVCHGAPLGSEESACTKRCLGWPEQPTFLVPDQAREPFAKAARRGERTRRKHKRALAAWLAEHPQSAQRWDALMGCELPEDLFQRLTAACPDGDAATRGLSGKALAAASAAVPALIGGSADLGPSNKSTVAAEQSLSRDNMLGRNIHFGVREHAMGAIANGLALSGSAIPYTATFLVFSDYMRPSIRLAALMGIRTIFLFSHDSLMVGEDGPTHQPVEHVAALRLIPNLAVLRPADAAETAACWTAALARRDGPTALILSRQKLAQLEGRVPMSIELLARGGYVVSEALAAPRAVLLATGSEVALAFAARKALGEAGTGLRIVSVPWLERFAAQPPEYLNDVLPPDLPRVCIELGSAEPWYKLAGDRGLIISVDRFGASAPDKVIAEKFGFTPEQVAQRIRTHLG; this is encoded by the coding sequence ATGGTTCTCAGGATCGACCAGGAGACGGATCAGCTTGCGGTAAACACAATCAAGATGCTCGCGGTCGACGCGATCGAGAAAGCCGGCTCGGGTCACCCGGGCATGCCGCTGGGCGCGGCCGACATGGCCTATGTGCTCTGGACGCGCTTTCTGCGCTTTGCGCCCTCGGACCCGCAATGGGTCGACCGCGATCGCTTCGTGCTCTCGGCCGGACACGCCTCGATGCTGCTCTACGCCCTGCTGCACCTCAGCGGTTTTAAAATCTCGCTGGAAGACATCAAGCAGTTCCGCCAGTGGGGCTCGCAGACTCCGGGACATCCCGAGCTGCACCTGCCGGGAGTCGAATGCACCACCGGGCCGCTGGGTCAGGGCCTGGGCATGGCCGTGGGCATGGCCCTGGCCGGCAAGCGCTCGGCCGCCGAGTTCAACCACGGCGCCTTCGATCCCATCGGCTACCGCGTTTTCACCATAGTCTCCGATGGCGACCTGATGGAGGGTGTATCAGCTGAGAGCGCCTCGTTGGCCGGCCATTGGGGCCTGGACAACCTGGTGGCGCTCTACGATGCCAATCAGATCACTATCGAGGGCAATCTCGATCTGTCCCACAGCGAGGACGTGGGCAAGCGTTTCGCTGCCTACGGCTGGAAGGTGCTGCGCTGCGACGGCCACGACCGCGAGGCGTTGGCCCGCACGATCAAGCGTGCGATTAAGCACCAGGGCGCGCCGTGCCTGGTGATCGCCCGGACTCATATCGGCGCGGGCAGCCCGGGCAAGTGCGACTGCGAGGTCTGCCACGGAGCGCCCCTGGGCTCGGAAGAGTCGGCGTGCACCAAGCGCTGTCTGGGTTGGCCCGAGCAGCCGACGTTCCTGGTGCCCGACCAGGCGCGTGAGCCGTTTGCCAAGGCCGCACGTCGCGGCGAACGAACGCGTCGCAAGCACAAGCGCGCGCTGGCCGCCTGGCTTGCCGAGCATCCGCAGTCCGCGCAGCGCTGGGACGCGCTGATGGGCTGCGAGCTGCCCGAGGATCTGTTCCAGCGGCTGACGGCGGCCTGCCCGGATGGCGATGCGGCCACCCGCGGACTGTCGGGCAAGGCTTTGGCCGCAGCCTCGGCCGCGGTGCCGGCCTTGATCGGCGGCTCGGCCGACCTGGGTCCGTCGAACAAGAGCACTGTGGCGGCCGAACAATCGCTGTCTCGCGATAACATGCTGGGCCGCAATATCCACTTCGGCGTCCGCGAGCATGCGATGGGCGCCATTGCCAACGGCCTGGCGCTGTCGGGCAGCGCGATCCCCTACACCGCCACGTTCCTGGTTTTCTCCGACTACATGCGTCCGTCGATCAGGCTCGCGGCGCTGATGGGCATACGCACGATCTTCCTGTTCAGCCACGACAGCCTGATGGTCGGCGAGGACGGCCCGACCCATCAGCCGGTAGAGCACGTGGCCGCGTTGCGGCTGATTCCCAACCTGGCGGTGCTGCGCCCGGCCGACGCGGCCGAGACCGCGGCGTGCTGGACCGCGGCCCTGGCACGGCGAGACGGACCGACCGCGCTGATTCTCAGTCGCCAGAAACTGGCGCAACTCGAGGGGCGCGTGCCGATGAGTATCGAACTTTTGGCCCGCGGCGGATACGTGGTCTCCGAGGCTTTGGCAGCGCCGCGCGCCGTGCTGTTGGCCACGGGCTCCGAGGTCGCGTTGGCCTTCGCCGCGCGCAAGGCCCTGGGCGAGGCGGGCACGGGCCTGCGCATCGTCTCGGTCCCCTGGCTCGAACGCTTTGCGGCCCAACCGCCGGAGTACCTCAACGACGTGCTGCCGCCGGACCTGCCGCGCGTCTGCATCGAGCTGGGCAGCGCCGAACCCTGGTACAAGCTGGCCGGAGATCGCGGGCTGATCATCAGCGTCGATCGCTTCGGCGCTTCCGCACCGGACAAGGTGATCGCCGAGAAGTTCGGCTTTACCCCCGAGCAGGTAGCCCAACGGATCCGCACCCACCTGGGGTGA
- a CDS encoding TIGR02266 family protein, which produces MTKRKGSEKRKTPRASVRTKVEIDYQIDSEDTFLFEYASNVSRDGIFLQTKSPLEIGTRLMLKFELADEGRTIETNGEVMWINPYRPDGENINPGMGINFIDLSAKDKEAISRLVGKKAYLAD; this is translated from the coding sequence ATGACAAAACGCAAAGGCTCGGAAAAAAGAAAGACTCCCCGAGCCAGTGTGCGAACCAAGGTCGAGATCGACTACCAAATCGACAGCGAAGATACGTTCCTGTTCGAATACGCGAGCAACGTAAGTCGCGACGGCATCTTTCTCCAGACCAAGTCCCCGCTGGAGATCGGCACCCGGCTGATGCTCAAGTTCGAGCTGGCCGACGAGGGGCGCACGATCGAGACCAACGGCGAAGTGATGTGGATCAACCCCTACCGTCCCGACGGCGAGAACATTAACCCCGGGATGGGCATCAATTTCATCGACCTGTCCGCAAAGGACAAAGAGGCGATCAGCAGGTTGGTTGGAAAAAAAGCATACTTAGCGGACTGA
- the yihA gene encoding ribosome biogenesis GTP-binding protein YihA/YsxC has protein sequence MKPRLAEFIKSAAQPGDYPQPGPPEIAFAGRSNVGKSSLINGLLGRKKLAKVSQSPGKTRLINFFAIEGDRLRLVDLPGYGYAKVSKVERSSWRTMIERYIDQRETLAAVVLLTDSRRGLQDWEMGLMSWLADQGLPFLLTLTKVDKLKRNEIEKLKREMHGKFGLQPGDYALTSAAKGSGLPELWRRIETLALPPEIA, from the coding sequence ATGAAACCCCGCTTGGCCGAATTCATCAAATCCGCAGCGCAGCCCGGCGACTATCCGCAGCCCGGGCCGCCGGAGATCGCCTTTGCCGGGCGCTCGAACGTGGGCAAGTCCAGCCTGATCAACGGCCTGCTGGGCCGTAAAAAGCTGGCCAAGGTCAGTCAGAGCCCGGGCAAGACCCGACTGATCAACTTCTTCGCCATTGAGGGCGACCGGCTGCGCCTAGTCGATTTGCCCGGCTACGGCTACGCCAAGGTCTCCAAGGTCGAACGCTCGTCGTGGCGCACGATGATCGAACGCTACATCGACCAACGCGAGACCCTGGCCGCGGTGGTGCTGCTGACCGACTCGCGCCGCGGGCTGCAGGACTGGGAAATGGGGTTGATGAGCTGGCTGGCCGACCAGGGTCTGCCGTTTTTACTGACGCTGACCAAGGTCGACAAGCTCAAGCGCAACGAGATCGAGAAGCTCAAACGCGAAATGCACGGCAAGTTCGGGCTGCAACCCGGCGACTACGCGCTGACCTCCGCTGCCAAGGGTTCCGGCCTTCCCGAGCTGTGGCGCCGGATCGAAACCCTGGCCCTACCGCCCGAGATCGCTTGA
- a CDS encoding tetratricopeptide repeat protein has product MFTNNNCARALILVITGLLLLAGCGPKQVQTAEDPYAQAAQQAQAHSGRTSLDTTGLFQEGVRRFKAGDYQAAAQVWEQLLSVTPPNFVQAYQTHFNLGVAYLRLDQPYNAAPHFARAAGIEPENPKAWVMLGQALLINERFPEAREAVEKALEISPKMPEALITAAAVNYNLGDYPGAATNYENALGVGADVETARQGMAASHLAWGHELLNAGDPSSAVSHLLRAHQLEPDRPEAAYLLGRAYIEMGNLDKGIESLQRAQSIDPDWVAEHRDDFAPYAELGGQNARAHIDVAQNLVDTGKYDLAAAAYEKALEVDWHQPQLQLTLARLYSRQLGQSAPAIEHYRAFITLLPLDAAVPQARKEMELLEGPPEDTAIRMVKVEVGLGRDPLSTDLTATGQSFPIGSEVYRQIVLTGLWGRHVIVKKTYRPGGTLYYAEPIELEFFTKFVRLLSKDRMSSRGTWRQMWYVDAVLVGTVEWTVE; this is encoded by the coding sequence ATGTTTACCAATAATAACTGTGCGCGGGCCTTGATCCTTGTAATTACAGGGCTGCTGCTGCTTGCCGGTTGCGGTCCCAAACAAGTCCAGACGGCTGAAGATCCCTATGCCCAGGCGGCGCAGCAGGCCCAGGCGCACAGCGGCCGGACCTCGCTGGACACCACCGGCCTGTTCCAAGAGGGTGTGCGGCGCTTCAAGGCCGGCGACTACCAGGCCGCGGCACAGGTCTGGGAACAACTGCTGTCCGTAACGCCGCCGAATTTCGTCCAGGCCTACCAGACGCATTTCAACCTCGGCGTGGCCTACCTGCGCCTGGACCAGCCGTACAACGCGGCCCCGCACTTCGCACGGGCCGCGGGGATCGAGCCGGAGAATCCCAAGGCCTGGGTGATGCTCGGCCAGGCGCTGCTGATCAACGAGCGCTTTCCCGAGGCCCGCGAGGCCGTGGAAAAGGCCCTGGAGATCTCACCGAAAATGCCCGAGGCGCTGATCACCGCGGCGGCCGTGAACTATAACCTCGGCGACTACCCCGGCGCGGCGACCAACTACGAGAACGCCCTGGGCGTGGGCGCCGACGTCGAGACCGCGCGCCAGGGGATGGCCGCGTCGCACCTAGCCTGGGGGCACGAACTGCTCAACGCCGGCGACCCCTCGTCCGCGGTCTCGCACCTGCTGCGCGCGCATCAGCTGGAGCCCGACCGGCCCGAGGCGGCCTACCTGCTGGGACGGGCCTATATCGAGATGGGCAACCTGGACAAGGGGATCGAATCGCTGCAGCGCGCCCAGAGCATCGACCCGGATTGGGTCGCCGAGCATCGCGACGACTTCGCACCCTACGCCGAGCTCGGCGGCCAAAACGCCCGGGCCCACATCGACGTGGCGCAGAACTTGGTCGACACGGGCAAGTACGACCTGGCGGCAGCGGCCTACGAGAAGGCTCTCGAGGTCGACTGGCACCAGCCGCAGCTGCAGCTGACCCTCGCCCGGCTCTACAGCCGGCAGTTGGGCCAATCCGCGCCCGCGATCGAGCACTATCGAGCGTTCATCACCCTCCTCCCCCTCGACGCGGCGGTCCCCCAGGCGCGTAAAGAGATGGAGCTGCTCGAGGGGCCGCCGGAAGACACGGCGATCCGCATGGTCAAGGTCGAGGTCGGGCTGGGGCGCGATCCACTAAGCACCGACTTGACGGCCACCGGCCAAAGTTTCCCCATCGGCTCCGAGGTCTATCGCCAGATCGTGCTCACCGGACTGTGGGGGCGGCACGTGATCGTCAAGAAGACCTACAGGCCCGGCGGAACCCTGTACTATGCCGAGCCGATCGAGCTGGAGTTCTTCACCAAATTCGTGCGCCTGCTGAGCAAGGATCGGATGTCATCGCGCGGAACGTGGCGCCAGATGTGGTACGTTGACGCCGTACTGGTCGGTACGGTCGAATGGACCGTCGAATGA
- a CDS encoding radical SAM protein yields MQVLLVQPQAHEGELFNLPGKEIPLSILSIATYLRSQGIDARVLDLTLEPAPRAALSLALSGEPSVVGVTSYTTNVALAHRVAQQVKAEQPQAVVVLGGFHASALPERTLEEFPAFDHAAVGEGEITLLETVQRVLAGEDPTGVLGLYSRGEGGVVFSGPRPLIEDLDSLPIVDRRLIQNERYVPDPGNYHHLPSTGVIYSRGCPMKCAYCSKSVFEDTVRFRSVENFIQELQLCGELHGITDFRLYDEGPTIRRHKMVALCEGILSRGLRVSWNCFSRVDTVNRELLQLMARAGCYHVIYGVESGHRPTQERISKVLDIEQVVQVCETTRKLGIECKANYIIGFPWEDEQAIRQTLALTRKAATDLVSINLFKPFPGSRLYNEMSAAGQIKDVPWEAYFTTSSTEVFQGKVSPQRLKRILKRAWYGYYFRPRMIVRRLRRLLSNPRRELTMNLTGIRVLLANLFR; encoded by the coding sequence ATGCAAGTACTACTGGTCCAACCGCAGGCCCACGAGGGCGAGCTGTTCAATTTGCCGGGCAAAGAGATCCCACTGAGCATTTTGAGCATCGCAACCTATTTGCGCTCGCAGGGAATCGACGCGCGGGTGCTCGATCTGACGCTCGAGCCCGCGCCGCGCGCCGCGCTCTCGCTGGCGCTCTCGGGCGAACCGTCCGTCGTCGGCGTGACCTCCTACACCACCAACGTGGCCCTGGCCCATCGCGTGGCCCAGCAGGTCAAAGCAGAACAGCCCCAGGCCGTGGTGGTGCTCGGCGGGTTCCATGCTTCGGCCCTGCCCGAACGCACCCTCGAGGAGTTCCCGGCCTTTGATCACGCGGCCGTGGGCGAGGGCGAGATCACGCTGCTCGAGACGGTGCAGCGCGTGTTGGCGGGCGAAGATCCGACCGGCGTGCTCGGGCTGTACAGCCGCGGCGAGGGCGGCGTGGTGTTCAGCGGGCCGCGACCGTTGATCGAGGATTTGGACTCGCTGCCGATCGTCGACCGCCGACTGATCCAGAACGAACGTTACGTGCCCGACCCGGGCAACTATCATCACCTGCCCTCCACCGGAGTGATCTACAGCCGCGGCTGCCCGATGAAGTGCGCCTACTGCTCCAAGTCGGTGTTCGAGGACACGGTGCGCTTCCGCAGCGTGGAAAACTTCATCCAGGAGCTTCAGCTTTGCGGCGAGCTGCACGGCATCACCGACTTCCGGCTCTACGACGAGGGCCCGACGATCCGCCGCCACAAGATGGTCGCGCTGTGCGAGGGGATCCTCTCGCGCGGACTGCGCGTGAGCTGGAACTGCTTCTCGCGCGTGGACACGGTCAACCGCGAGCTACTGCAGCTGATGGCGCGCGCGGGCTGCTATCACGTGATCTACGGCGTGGAGTCCGGCCACCGCCCGACCCAGGAACGGATCTCCAAGGTGCTGGACATCGAGCAGGTGGTGCAGGTCTGCGAGACGACCCGCAAACTGGGGATCGAGTGCAAGGCCAACTACATCATCGGCTTCCCCTGGGAAGACGAGCAGGCAATCAGACAAACCCTGGCGCTGACCCGCAAGGCGGCCACCGACCTGGTGTCGATCAACCTGTTCAAGCCCTTCCCCGGCTCGCGACTCTACAACGAGATGTCGGCTGCGGGGCAGATCAAGGACGTGCCCTGGGAGGCGTACTTCACCACCAGCTCGACCGAGGTCTTCCAGGGCAAGGTCAGCCCCCAGCGGCTCAAGCGGATCCTCAAGCGCGCCTGGTACGGCTACTACTTCCGGCCGCGAATGATCGTACGCCGTTTGCGGCGCCTGCTGAGCAACCCGCGGCGCGAGCTGACGATGAACCTCACCGGAATCCGGGTGCTGTTGGCCAACCTCTTCCGCTGA
- a CDS encoding creatininase family protein → MAIHEYQRLTQDELQRLDLSQALLFLPFGAPERHGPHLPLSTDALISRGLAQRSAALLAEMRPELTILLHPTLHIGAATIRGTGSLKINGRTLRRLLVQTGRRLAATGITRLVLLTGHGGLAHVIAIESAMRELRKRGLRVIAPTSRPAARSYLGQYLDRWEQIIGKPLDASLAAHLDCDLHAGLLETGLLLELAPDQVRPEYRELPPIFPRERPWLRRLIDLSLLPARLVVRDPADRERLPGAALIVYRDLCWVLDGRERGYVGDPAAADKRFGAALVQTVSEDIAEAVLDVCVQGGDPRAYSSGYEYLMPLAALLAAIPAVALLIAALVSTLVGRV, encoded by the coding sequence ATGGCCATCCACGAATATCAACGACTGACCCAGGACGAGCTGCAACGGCTCGATCTTTCCCAGGCGCTGTTGTTCCTGCCCTTTGGCGCGCCGGAGCGCCACGGCCCGCATTTGCCGCTTAGCACCGACGCGCTGATCTCCCGCGGACTGGCGCAGCGTTCGGCCGCGCTGCTCGCGGAGATGCGCCCCGAGCTGACGATTTTGCTGCACCCCACGCTGCACATCGGTGCGGCCACGATCCGCGGCACGGGCAGCCTTAAAATAAACGGACGTACACTGCGGCGGCTGCTGGTGCAGACCGGCCGGCGGCTGGCGGCCACGGGAATCACGCGGCTGGTGCTGCTCACCGGACACGGCGGCCTGGCGCACGTGATCGCTATCGAGTCGGCGATGCGCGAGCTGCGTAAACGCGGCCTGCGCGTAATCGCTCCCACCAGCCGCCCGGCGGCGCGCTCCTACCTGGGGCAATACCTGGATCGTTGGGAGCAGATTATCGGCAAGCCGTTGGACGCGAGCCTTGCCGCGCACCTTGATTGCGACCTGCACGCAGGACTGCTTGAGACCGGGCTGCTGCTCGAGCTGGCGCCGGACCAGGTGCGGCCGGAGTATCGCGAACTGCCGCCGATTTTTCCGCGCGAGCGGCCCTGGTTGCGGCGGCTGATCGATCTGTCGCTGCTTCCGGCGCGGCTTGTTGTGCGCGATCCGGCGGATCGCGAACGGCTGCCCGGCGCGGCGCTGATCGTCTACCGCGACCTGTGCTGGGTGCTCGACGGGCGCGAGCGCGGCTACGTGGGCGACCCGGCGGCGGCTGACAAACGTTTCGGCGCGGCCCTGGTGCAGACGGTGAGCGAGGATATCGCCGAGGCGGTGCTCGACGTGTGCGTGCAAGGCGGCGATCCGCGCGCCTACAGCTCGGGCTACGAGTATCTGATGCCGCTGGCCGCGCTGCTGGCCGCGATCCCGGCGGTTGCGCTGTTGATCGCGGCGTTGGTCTCAACGCTTGTCGGGCGAGTATAA
- a CDS encoding type II CAAX endopeptidase family protein, producing MKRTIEIVRKMDRRLAIVLIYAALAMTPFAYQCSRSFFLEHWGEAFAPRAALWYAALWHHSWVLLLFGLIPLAIVKLGFKLRLADFGVRLGDWKFGLAFLAIWVVLMLPGTYVNSMQPEFTAEYPLVNMHEAGIGLWLLWSLLYLVYYVGWEFFFRGFIQFSVERAAGPLLAIMMQTLPSTIIHIGNKPFGETFSAVIAGLLFGLVAVRTRSILWPLLAHWYVGMSNDWFCNMAGPHYS from the coding sequence ATGAAACGCACAATCGAGATCGTCCGTAAAATGGATCGACGACTGGCCATCGTGCTGATTTACGCGGCTTTGGCCATGACGCCGTTCGCCTATCAGTGCAGTCGTTCGTTCTTTTTAGAACATTGGGGCGAGGCGTTCGCACCGCGCGCGGCCCTGTGGTACGCCGCGTTGTGGCACCACAGTTGGGTGCTGCTGCTGTTCGGCCTGATCCCGCTGGCGATCGTCAAGCTCGGATTTAAGCTGCGCCTGGCCGACTTCGGCGTACGCCTGGGCGATTGGAAGTTCGGCCTGGCGTTCCTGGCGATCTGGGTCGTGCTGATGCTGCCGGGGACCTACGTCAACAGCATGCAGCCCGAGTTCACGGCCGAGTACCCGCTGGTGAACATGCACGAGGCGGGCATCGGACTGTGGCTGCTGTGGTCCCTGCTCTACCTGGTCTACTACGTGGGCTGGGAATTCTTCTTCCGCGGATTCATCCAGTTCTCGGTGGAACGCGCGGCCGGGCCGCTGCTGGCGATTATGATGCAGACCCTGCCCAGCACGATCATCCACATCGGCAACAAGCCGTTTGGCGAGACCTTCTCCGCAGTGATCGCCGGGCTGCTGTTCGGCCTGGTGGCGGTGCGCACGCGCTCGATCCTCTGGCCGCTGCTGGCCCATTGGTATGTCGGCATGTCCAACGATTGGTTCTGCAACATGGCAGGCCCGCATTATTCATGA
- a CDS encoding metal ABC transporter substrate-binding protein, which yields MRTHCRLLLILALAAFCAPVAAAAAELRVAATIFPLYDLLRQIGGERVEPFSIVPPGASPHTFAPTPQLLARIESADAVFAVGLGLDVWIERALEGGRNGGPMLLGDRLRQQGLLDTHGDVHGHEGHGEVNPHIWLDPELLPALVRMIADELMRIDPQGAVQYQANAATLSASLEDLAHRAAERCAPFRGRAIVVVHGAYSYLCEFLGVEMLVITLSPGAEPSARAMARLVNRARQSGVGAVFREPQLSPRAAQALAAELGVPLMVLDPLGEPNTPGRDTLQGLLNFNVEQILTSMERGAR from the coding sequence GTGAGAACGCATTGTCGGCTGTTGTTGATACTCGCTCTTGCGGCGTTCTGCGCGCCAGTGGCCGCGGCCGCGGCCGAACTGCGGGTGGCGGCCACGATCTTTCCGCTGTACGACCTGCTGCGCCAGATCGGCGGCGAGCGCGTGGAGCCATTTTCCATCGTGCCGCCGGGGGCCAGCCCGCACACCTTCGCGCCCACACCGCAGCTATTGGCGCGGATCGAATCCGCCGACGCGGTGTTCGCCGTGGGACTTGGGCTGGACGTATGGATCGAGCGCGCCCTGGAGGGTGGGCGCAACGGAGGGCCGATGCTGCTGGGCGACCGGTTGAGGCAGCAGGGGTTGCTCGATACTCACGGCGATGTACACGGGCACGAGGGCCACGGCGAGGTTAATCCGCACATCTGGCTCGACCCCGAGCTGTTGCCCGCGCTGGTGCGGATGATCGCCGACGAGCTGATGCGCATCGACCCGCAGGGCGCTGTCCAGTACCAGGCCAACGCCGCGACGCTCAGCGCGAGTCTCGAGGATCTGGCGCACCGGGCCGCCGAGCGTTGCGCGCCGTTTCGCGGCCGGGCGATCGTGGTGGTCCACGGCGCCTACTCCTACCTCTGCGAGTTTCTGGGCGTCGAGATGCTGGTGATCACGCTCTCGCCCGGGGCCGAACCCTCGGCGCGCGCCATGGCCCGGCTGGTCAATCGGGCGCGACAAAGCGGAGTCGGCGCGGTGTTTCGCGAGCCGCAGCTCAGTCCGCGCGCGGCCCAGGCCCTGGCTGCGGAACTAGGCGTGCCGCTGATGGTGCTCGACCCGCTGGGCGAGCCGAATACGCCGGGGCGCGACACGCTGCAGGGACTGCTCAATTTCAACGTCGAGCAGATCCTGACCAGCATGGAGCGCGGCGCAAGATGA